The following are encoded together in the Pseudoalteromonas shioyasakiensis genome:
- the arsC gene encoding arsenate reductase (glutaredoxin) (This arsenate reductase requires both glutathione and glutaredoxin to convert arsenate to arsenite, after which the efflux transporter formed by ArsA and ArsB can extrude the arsenite from the cell, providing resistance.) yields MSVTIYHNPRCSKSRETLALLESNNVQPSVVEYLKTPLNEQQISTLISQLGFTSARELMRTKEDIYKELELKNEQNEDKLIAAMAANPKLIERPIVENNGKAALGRPPENVLSVL; encoded by the coding sequence ATGTCTGTGACTATTTATCATAATCCACGTTGTTCAAAATCGCGTGAAACACTTGCCCTATTAGAAAGCAATAACGTACAACCAAGTGTTGTTGAATACCTAAAAACACCGCTTAATGAGCAACAAATCTCGACTTTAATTAGCCAACTGGGCTTTACTTCAGCGCGTGAGTTAATGCGTACTAAAGAAGACATCTACAAAGAGCTTGAGCTTAAAAACGAACAAAACGAAGACAAATTAATTGCTGCAATGGCTGCCAATCCAAAACTAATCGAGCGCCCAATTGTTGAAAATAACGGCAAAGCTGCTCTAGGTCGTCCACCAGAAAACGTATTAAGCGTACTTTAA
- a CDS encoding acyloxyacyl hydrolase, with amino-acid sequence MKLKHPLKALMLSVAALLATPTYAASNHGYAVDYIQGEGDVKGLKLAYQYHIPIEKLPFQHARLYFESSFNIWQYGKDNKHQTNIVLAMSPVIQYPVFNVKNMPVYVEFGIGVSLLDDTHFAGKNVSTHYQFEDRLGLVTDLGDNSTLALRYLHYSNAGFKSPNPGLDFISLSYARRF; translated from the coding sequence ATGAAACTAAAACACCCACTAAAAGCACTTATGTTAAGTGTAGCCGCCCTACTAGCAACACCAACTTATGCTGCTTCAAACCATGGCTATGCCGTTGATTACATTCAAGGTGAAGGTGATGTAAAAGGCTTAAAGCTGGCCTACCAATACCATATCCCCATTGAAAAGTTGCCCTTTCAACACGCCCGTTTGTACTTCGAGTCTAGTTTTAATATTTGGCAGTATGGCAAAGACAACAAACATCAAACTAATATTGTGTTAGCTATGTCTCCGGTGATCCAATACCCTGTATTTAATGTGAAAAACATGCCTGTTTATGTGGAGTTTGGGATTGGCGTTTCACTGTTAGATGACACCCATTTTGCAGGAAAAAACGTTAGTACTCACTATCAATTTGAGGATAGACTGGGTTTAGTTACAGACTTAGGTGACAACTCAACCTTAGCACTTAGATATTTACATTACTCAAATGCGGGCTTCAAAAGCCCTAACCCCGGCCTTGATTTTATTTCACTGTCTTATGCAAGACGATTTTAA
- a CDS encoding DUF2897 family protein, whose protein sequence is METWQIIAIVVAVFGVVIGNLMLLKHAAKMDFKVPKSDDNEDKKSPNE, encoded by the coding sequence ATGGAAACTTGGCAAATTATAGCCATTGTTGTTGCCGTATTTGGTGTAGTAATTGGTAACCTTATGTTGCTAAAACATGCAGCAAAAATGGACTTCAAAGTGCCTAAAAGCGATGATAATGAAGATAAAAAAAGCCCTAATGAATAA
- a CDS encoding DUF2069 domain-containing protein, translating to MSLEPELNQPVAKKPITKRFQRFALIGYIGLLVLMPIWLFLIAPREGHSNAFIFVVYILPLLLPLKGIIQDKPYTYAWANFIVMFYFIHGFTLLWVAQEQLIWVLLELIFASLMFIGCTYYARHRGQELGLKIRKLKEELAEEKAAHEHDK from the coding sequence ATGAGCTTGGAACCTGAGTTAAATCAGCCAGTTGCCAAAAAACCAATTACAAAACGATTCCAACGTTTTGCGCTGATTGGCTATATCGGCTTATTAGTTTTAATGCCAATTTGGTTGTTTTTAATTGCCCCAAGAGAAGGCCACAGTAACGCCTTTATCTTTGTTGTTTATATACTGCCTCTACTGTTACCACTTAAGGGCATTATTCAAGATAAACCTTACACCTACGCGTGGGCGAACTTTATCGTGATGTTCTATTTTATTCATGGTTTTACATTACTATGGGTCGCACAAGAGCAGCTGATTTGGGTATTACTTGAGTTAATCTTTGCTAGTCTGATGTTTATTGGCTGCACCTATTATGCTCGCCATCGCGGACAAGAGCTTGGCCTTAAGATACGTAAATTAAAAGAAGAGCTGGCCGAAGAAAAAGCCGCACATGAACACGATAAATAA
- a CDS encoding M48 family metalloprotease has protein sequence MRLKSAFITLCSALLTFSILHSEPLKAQTNFKLPDLGTSALQALPIEKEQAIGEVMMMQIRGSSPVVSDPVLDEYLTTLGRRLVANANDVRFPFSFFWLNNAEINAFAFYGGHVGVHTGLIAQADNESQFASVLGHEIAHVTQRHLARRIQQQQDNSALTIAGMIAGILATVVAPDAGIAIISANQTQAAFSQLTHSRAAEQEADRIGMQTLNNAGFDPRQSSEFLTKLAAQIRYKYKPPAFLLTHPLPESRVSDVRLRAEQYPKRHYSDSLEFNLAKSRVIARYQQKSKAAEDLFRKLMRENTVHNDTALKYGLGISLLDQKKLDEAVSILNPLLEQDPKNLFYIDTHTDLLIAQGKANEAVEFLAKLDIDRPNNQVIALNYANAAIEAKQFELAERILKSYLLAKPENNLAKELIADVYKKQENMASYHEAHADVLAQYGAYLKAADEIQKALNFVEPEELVKQQRLKALLTQYRQLQKELARL, from the coding sequence ATGCGACTAAAATCAGCCTTTATTACACTGTGCAGTGCATTACTGACGTTTTCAATACTGCATAGTGAGCCGTTGAAGGCACAAACAAACTTTAAGCTGCCCGATTTAGGGACCTCAGCTTTACAAGCTTTGCCGATTGAAAAAGAGCAAGCGATCGGTGAAGTGATGATGATGCAAATTCGTGGCTCATCACCCGTTGTCAGTGACCCTGTTCTTGATGAGTACCTGACCACTTTGGGCCGTCGTTTAGTCGCAAACGCCAACGATGTGCGTTTTCCATTTTCATTTTTCTGGTTAAACAACGCTGAAATTAATGCTTTTGCCTTTTATGGTGGACATGTGGGTGTGCATACGGGTCTTATCGCACAAGCCGATAACGAAAGCCAATTTGCCTCAGTACTTGGGCACGAAATTGCTCACGTAACACAGCGCCATTTAGCCCGCCGTATTCAACAACAGCAGGATAACAGCGCGTTAACTATAGCAGGTATGATTGCGGGTATTTTAGCTACCGTTGTTGCACCTGATGCTGGCATAGCAATTATCTCAGCAAACCAAACACAAGCAGCATTTAGTCAATTAACTCATAGCCGTGCTGCTGAACAAGAGGCAGACCGTATCGGTATGCAGACCTTAAACAATGCAGGGTTTGATCCTCGCCAATCGAGCGAGTTTTTAACTAAACTTGCTGCTCAAATTCGCTACAAATATAAGCCGCCAGCCTTTTTGCTAACTCACCCATTGCCTGAAAGCCGTGTTTCTGATGTGCGATTACGTGCCGAGCAGTATCCAAAAAGGCACTACTCCGATAGCCTAGAGTTCAATTTAGCTAAAAGTCGTGTTATTGCTCGTTATCAGCAAAAGTCAAAAGCCGCTGAAGATTTATTTCGTAAATTAATGCGTGAAAATACAGTTCATAACGACACTGCACTTAAATATGGTTTAGGTATTAGTTTGTTGGATCAAAAAAAGCTTGATGAAGCGGTCAGCATTTTGAATCCATTGCTTGAGCAAGATCCGAAGAACTTATTTTATATCGATACCCACACCGACTTACTCATTGCGCAAGGTAAAGCGAATGAAGCAGTAGAGTTTTTAGCTAAGCTAGATATCGATAGACCTAACAATCAGGTAATTGCCTTAAACTATGCAAATGCCGCTATTGAAGCTAAACAATTTGAGCTTGCTGAACGTATTTTAAAATCTTACTTGTTAGCAAAACCTGAGAACAACCTTGCCAAAGAGCTCATTGCTGATGTCTATAAAAAGCAAGAAAATATGGCTTCCTACCATGAAGCGCATGCCGATGTACTTGCCCAATATGGCGCTTATTTAAAAGCAGCTGATGAAATTCAAAAAGCACTAAACTTTGTTGAGCCTGAAGAGCTAGTTAAACAACAACGTTTAAAAGCCCTACTTACACAATACCGTCAATTACAAAAAGAGCTTGCGAGACTTTAA
- the wrbA gene encoding NAD(P)H:quinone oxidoreductase, which produces MSINIVVLYHSSHGSVEAMAHEIAESIEQQGATALLRTFVKRQPHDIVISKDDLIHCDGLAFGTPTRFGMMASQAKSFWETTSDLWLKGQLIDKPACVFSSSSSMHGGNEATLLNLSLPLLHHGMMLLGVPYEVPELLATETGGTPYGATHVAGSNNSNVLSKDEIKICQSVGKRLALIASKLQ; this is translated from the coding sequence ATGTCTATAAACATTGTTGTGCTATACCACTCAAGCCATGGCTCTGTAGAAGCAATGGCACATGAGATAGCCGAGTCGATTGAGCAACAAGGTGCTACTGCCTTATTGCGCACGTTTGTTAAGCGTCAGCCACACGATATTGTGATCAGTAAAGATGATCTAATTCATTGTGATGGCTTAGCCTTTGGCACCCCTACTCGATTTGGCATGATGGCCTCACAAGCAAAGAGCTTTTGGGAAACCACCAGTGATCTATGGCTCAAAGGTCAGCTAATAGATAAACCTGCTTGCGTTTTTTCGTCATCAAGCAGTATGCATGGTGGTAATGAAGCCACCTTGTTGAATCTATCACTGCCCTTGTTACATCACGGCATGATGTTGCTTGGCGTGCCTTATGAGGTACCTGAGTTATTAGCAACTGAAACCGGTGGTACACCTTACGGAGCGACTCATGTGGCCGGTAGCAATAACAGCAATGTATTAAGTAAAGACGAAATTAAAATTTGCCAAAGCGTTGGTAAACGCTTGGCACTAATTGCGAGTAAATTACAATGA
- a CDS encoding glycine cleavage system protein R codes for MTAFTNHQIVLTAIGEDRPGIVSELTQLVSDCHCNIIDSRIAILGNEFTFIMLLAGDMSAISRIEHTLPTKGMELGLLTMMKRTASHVACEFCAGYTLEYTGIDTPGTLSKVTRFFADNNISICSLKSDTYDEDDELKMRCELEFNIPVEVDIDNFKVSFEDLSRSLNVDYIFRRIR; via the coding sequence ATGACTGCTTTTACAAATCATCAGATAGTGCTCACTGCGATTGGCGAAGATAGACCCGGTATCGTTAGCGAATTAACTCAGTTAGTGAGTGATTGCCATTGCAATATAATTGACAGTCGCATTGCTATTTTGGGCAACGAATTTACCTTTATCATGCTATTAGCAGGTGATATGTCGGCAATTAGCCGTATTGAACATACATTGCCAACTAAAGGTATGGAACTTGGTCTTTTAACCATGATGAAACGCACAGCAAGCCATGTTGCATGTGAATTTTGTGCCGGTTACACACTCGAATACACAGGTATTGATACACCAGGAACATTAAGTAAAGTGACACGCTTTTTTGCTGATAACAACATCAGTATTTGTTCACTTAAGTCAGACACTTACGATGAAGATGACGAACTTAAAATGCGCTGCGAACTAGAGTTTAATATTCCTGTTGAAGTCGATATTGATAACTTTAAAGTGAGCTTTGAAGATCTTTCTCGTAGTTTGAACGTAGATTATATTTTCAGACGCATTCGCTAA
- the bcp gene encoding thioredoxin-dependent thiol peroxidase gives MKTINPLQAGDTAPAFSLQNQNDETIVLADLLKEQQVLVYFYPKASTPGCTVQAENLRDEKAELAKLNTRVVGISPDPIKRLKNFETKKELNFDLLADEDHAIADAFGIWGYKKFMGKEYEGIHRISFLVGQDGKIKHVFDKFKTKDHHQVVLDYLAQN, from the coding sequence ATGAAAACAATTAATCCATTACAAGCAGGCGATACAGCCCCTGCTTTTAGCTTACAAAATCAGAATGACGAAACTATCGTGCTAGCTGATCTTTTAAAAGAGCAGCAAGTACTGGTTTATTTCTACCCTAAAGCGTCAACACCAGGTTGTACTGTACAAGCAGAGAACTTACGTGATGAAAAAGCTGAGCTTGCTAAATTAAATACGCGTGTTGTGGGTATCAGCCCAGATCCAATCAAGCGTTTAAAGAATTTTGAAACCAAAAAAGAGCTTAACTTTGATTTGTTAGCTGACGAAGATCACGCAATTGCTGATGCCTTTGGTATCTGGGGCTATAAGAAGTTTATGGGTAAAGAATACGAAGGAATTCATCGTATTAGTTTCCTTGTAGGCCAAGACGGTAAAATCAAACATGTGTTTGATAAGTTTAAAACCAAAGACCATCATCAGGTAGTGTTGGATTATTTAGCGCAGAATTGA
- the bamC gene encoding outer membrane protein assembly factor BamC, whose translation MQYWISKALAVSVMVSLTGCGVFTDEAHHKRNYRANEAVKAPAGLAQPAQDPTYKMDVAQYDNNPEAKNYRPPAQVVTIAQGTWVEEGDTEARVYFDKNDGIEDLDVFIWDSIKAVLAEKNTAALKEDKASNSIETGWYAIIKPEEGWFWETETEVSQQRFIFTIEEKSHQRTASLTSKLADYKSDSVPLTPLLQQQLEVRALNQVIAEFDYRYRQLEVDMRKQQGIISLEMGFDNKGNAALVTEQDYNMVFDRFSGFLERLSFTIVEIDQERGLITADYKKPESSVWDSIWGEELAELPIEDGQYQILVSRTNDGGTSLTWMDSEGSTLEPGTMNDLQQALENALRQRGINI comes from the coding sequence GTGCAGTATTGGATCTCAAAGGCGCTTGCTGTAAGCGTAATGGTAAGTTTAACAGGGTGCGGTGTTTTTACCGATGAAGCGCACCACAAACGCAATTATCGTGCTAACGAAGCGGTGAAAGCTCCAGCAGGATTAGCGCAACCAGCTCAAGATCCAACTTATAAAATGGATGTTGCGCAATACGACAACAATCCTGAAGCTAAAAACTATCGTCCGCCAGCGCAAGTAGTTACCATTGCTCAAGGTACTTGGGTTGAAGAAGGCGACACAGAAGCGCGTGTCTATTTTGATAAAAACGATGGTATCGAAGATTTAGATGTATTTATCTGGGATTCTATCAAAGCCGTTCTAGCAGAAAAAAATACCGCCGCTTTAAAAGAAGACAAAGCCTCAAATTCAATTGAAACAGGTTGGTATGCCATTATTAAACCTGAAGAAGGTTGGTTCTGGGAAACTGAAACTGAAGTATCACAGCAGCGCTTTATCTTTACAATTGAAGAAAAGTCACATCAGCGTACAGCTTCGTTAACATCTAAGCTTGCTGATTATAAAAGCGACTCAGTACCGTTAACACCATTACTACAACAACAGCTTGAAGTGCGTGCATTAAACCAAGTGATTGCAGAGTTTGATTATCGTTACCGCCAACTTGAAGTTGATATGCGTAAACAACAAGGCATTATTTCATTAGAAATGGGCTTTGATAACAAAGGTAATGCGGCACTGGTTACAGAGCAAGATTACAACATGGTGTTTGATCGTTTCTCAGGTTTCTTAGAGCGCTTATCTTTCACTATCGTAGAGATTGACCAAGAGCGTGGTTTGATCACGGCTGATTACAAAAAGCCTGAGTCAAGCGTATGGGATTCAATTTGGGGCGAAGAGTTAGCTGAACTACCAATTGAAGATGGCCAATACCAAATTCTTGTTAGTCGTACTAATGATGGCGGCACAAGTTTAACTTGGATGGACTCTGAAGGTTCGACATTAGAGCCTGGTACAATGAATGACCTCCAGCAAGCATTAGAAAATGCACTGCGTCAGCGCGGTATCAATATTTAA
- a CDS encoding MlaC/ttg2D family ABC transporter substrate-binding protein, translating into MTKLVNSFLLIAALFTASAFASEDRSPKQLLESVTADLFVDIANVNAKGDASSEAMANIVEKRLLPHMDIKFVSYKLLGKHIKGLRREQAVDFIAAVEHYLTITYAGALMKYTGQKVIFDQSQLIDDGYATVKTQIVDDNAPAIDLHFKLRQGKDKQWKVYDIVAEGISLLSAKQKEVLQRISQVGIDEVTHELASK; encoded by the coding sequence ATGACCAAACTAGTTAACTCATTTTTGCTAATTGCAGCACTTTTTACTGCATCTGCTTTTGCCAGCGAAGACCGTTCGCCTAAGCAACTATTAGAATCAGTCACAGCCGATTTATTTGTTGATATCGCAAATGTAAATGCAAAAGGCGATGCAAGCTCAGAAGCAATGGCGAACATTGTAGAAAAACGCCTATTGCCGCACATGGATATTAAGTTTGTATCGTATAAGCTTTTAGGTAAGCATATTAAGGGCCTTCGTCGTGAACAAGCCGTTGATTTTATTGCAGCGGTTGAGCATTACTTAACAATAACTTATGCTGGCGCGCTGATGAAATACACAGGCCAAAAAGTTATTTTTGATCAATCACAACTCATCGACGATGGTTATGCAACAGTTAAAACGCAAATTGTTGATGACAATGCGCCAGCCATCGATTTGCACTTTAAATTACGCCAAGGCAAAGATAAGCAGTGGAAAGTATACGATATCGTTGCTGAAGGTATTTCACTGTTAAGCGCGAAGCAAAAAGAAGTGCTGCAGCGCATCAGCCAAGTAGGTATTGACGAAGTCACACACGAATTAGCAAGTAAGTAA
- a CDS encoding AI-2E family transporter yields the protein MFEYVKAWYENKFSDPHSVTLLLLLIATFAFFYFFGSLIVPVLVALVIAYLLDWPVAHLEKLGLKRFTATILVMLVFSGLMIMIIVGMGPVLWQQTSNLVQETPYMIEKGKALLLHLPEDYPSLITEDQVKSIVTSVETKAIEFGQLVLSVSLTSIKDVAAWLIYLILVPLLVFFMLKDKLELTQSAERLLPKQRRLIIQVWQEMNQQIMNYIRGKVFEILIVGTSSFIAFAVLDLRYAALLSVLVGLSVLIPFVGAALVTIPVAAVALFQFGLETQFWTILIIYGVIQALDGNVLVPLLFSEAVDLNPVFIIVAVLFFGGLWGFWGVFFAIPLASLVKALINAWSSKKVELIEG from the coding sequence GTGTTTGAGTATGTAAAAGCCTGGTACGAAAATAAATTTTCTGATCCCCATTCAGTAACCTTGTTGTTACTGCTTATTGCAACCTTTGCATTTTTCTATTTTTTTGGTTCGTTAATCGTGCCTGTTTTAGTTGCCTTGGTGATTGCCTATTTACTAGATTGGCCTGTTGCTCACCTAGAAAAGCTGGGTTTAAAACGTTTTACTGCAACGATTCTTGTTATGTTGGTATTCAGTGGCTTGATGATCATGATTATTGTCGGCATGGGGCCTGTACTTTGGCAGCAAACCAGTAATCTAGTTCAAGAAACGCCGTATATGATTGAAAAAGGTAAAGCGCTGCTTTTACATCTCCCTGAAGATTACCCAAGTTTGATTACTGAAGATCAGGTTAAATCAATTGTTACCAGTGTTGAAACCAAAGCTATTGAGTTTGGTCAGTTGGTGTTATCGGTGTCATTAACTTCGATAAAAGACGTGGCAGCTTGGCTGATTTATCTGATTTTAGTGCCGCTTTTAGTGTTCTTTATGCTTAAAGATAAATTAGAGCTGACGCAAAGTGCTGAGCGTTTATTGCCTAAGCAGCGCCGCTTGATCATTCAAGTTTGGCAAGAAATGAATCAGCAAATCATGAACTATATTCGCGGTAAGGTATTTGAAATTTTAATTGTTGGTACTTCATCTTTTATCGCTTTTGCTGTGCTTGATCTTCGCTATGCTGCTTTACTAAGTGTGTTGGTTGGCTTATCGGTGCTTATTCCATTTGTAGGGGCGGCATTGGTGACCATTCCTGTCGCTGCGGTGGCGTTATTCCAGTTTGGTTTAGAAACACAATTTTGGACCATATTAATTATCTATGGCGTGATCCAAGCACTTGATGGCAATGTGTTAGTGCCGTTACTGTTCTCTGAAGCGGTAGATTTAAATCCGGTGTTTATCATCGTTGCTGTGCTGTTTTTTGGAGGGTTGTGGGGCTTTTGGGGCGTGTTCTTCGCAATACCGCTGGCTTCATTAGTAAAAGCACTTATAAATGCCTGGTCTTCTAAGAAGGTTGAGCTAATAGAAGGTTAG
- a CDS encoding YjiH family protein translates to MSNLNTANRSDLRTLFTFFVPSLIGVFLFMTPVPIGEAMTIPIAVMAKAVQEWIGPFALGLITSIVCITGILSLVIKLFKPQPLLKFFIIKHLFDVSWLWLSVRLLGMVFIVLTYTKQGPEMIISGNTGALVLNDLLPVLFSVFVLAGLLLPLLLNFGLLELVGTLLTKVMRPLFGVPGRSAVNCVASWLGDGSVGILMTARQYEDKHYTQREAAIIGTTFSAVSITFCLVVIGQVKLEHLFAPFYLTVCLAGLAAALIVPRLPPLRFKKDLYVDGTEPDKDAESVPEGKTLVSHSLDVALAKARTAPGFAGTVKEGLHNAFDMVFAVLPVVMAVGTFALIIAEYTPVFEYMGKPFVPFLELLQVPEAEAAAQTIMVGFADMFIPSILAAGSIESDVTRFIVAAMSVTQLIYMSEVGALLLGSKIPVNIIELFFIFILRTLVTLPVIVLMAHWLV, encoded by the coding sequence ATGTCTAACTTAAACACAGCAAATCGCAGTGACTTGCGAACCTTGTTTACCTTTTTCGTTCCTTCACTTATAGGTGTCTTTTTGTTTATGACGCCGGTACCCATAGGTGAAGCAATGACCATTCCGATTGCTGTTATGGCAAAAGCAGTGCAAGAATGGATTGGCCCATTTGCACTGGGTTTAATTACCAGCATTGTTTGTATCACCGGTATTTTATCTTTAGTGATAAAGTTGTTTAAACCACAGCCATTACTTAAGTTCTTTATAATTAAACATTTATTTGATGTTAGTTGGCTTTGGCTGAGTGTTCGATTACTGGGTATGGTTTTTATCGTTTTGACCTACACCAAACAAGGGCCAGAAATGATTATTTCCGGTAATACCGGTGCACTGGTTTTGAACGACTTGTTGCCAGTATTGTTTTCTGTGTTTGTTTTAGCGGGATTATTATTACCGTTATTATTAAACTTCGGCTTGTTAGAGCTAGTTGGTACCTTATTAACTAAAGTTATGCGCCCACTTTTTGGTGTGCCAGGCCGAAGTGCGGTTAACTGTGTAGCATCATGGTTAGGTGATGGCAGTGTGGGTATTTTGATGACCGCTCGTCAGTATGAAGATAAACATTATACGCAACGCGAAGCGGCCATTATTGGTACCACTTTCTCAGCTGTATCAATTACCTTTTGTTTAGTTGTGATTGGTCAAGTAAAGCTCGAGCACCTTTTTGCACCATTTTACTTAACAGTGTGTTTAGCAGGTTTAGCCGCAGCGCTAATCGTGCCTCGTTTACCACCGCTACGCTTTAAAAAAGACCTTTATGTAGATGGAACTGAGCCTGATAAAGACGCAGAATCAGTGCCTGAAGGTAAAACATTAGTTTCTCATTCACTTGATGTGGCGCTTGCTAAAGCACGCACTGCGCCGGGCTTTGCTGGTACAGTAAAAGAAGGCTTACATAACGCATTTGATATGGTATTTGCTGTATTACCTGTGGTTATGGCTGTGGGCACATTTGCCTTGATTATTGCTGAATATACGCCAGTTTTTGAATATATGGGCAAGCCGTTTGTACCGTTCTTAGAGCTATTACAAGTACCAGAAGCTGAAGCTGCTGCACAAACAATTATGGTTGGCTTTGCTGATATGTTTATTCCGTCGATTCTTGCGGCTGGTAGTATCGAAAGTGATGTAACACGCTTTATCGTTGCTGCAATGAGTGTGACGCAATTGATTTATATGTCGGAAGTAGGTGCACTGCTTTTAGGTAGCAAAATTCCGGTTAATATTATCGAATTGTTCTTTATCTTTATTTTAAGAACCTTAGTGACATTACCAGTTATTGTCTTAATGGCACATTGGTTAGTGTAA
- a CDS encoding ankyrin repeat domain-containing protein, whose amino-acid sequence MENVLIWPKEYPLLIKGLAEQNGAYILDALEAWPACRSTNEDDGVCTTVLPPIYYLTWLTPLEPFEECYFQHISEFDEAALHYINAMKTHFLENDYTPESLVLMLCQRLEKYASAFAQSALKTPITLIHQLFNRRYFTVIEHVLNHGAKMSADDVLELWTEVDFRERFSGFIPDSVADLEPLTALAAEKVAHGEDYFTLLKLVSPDVDSASLLEQALLAHLSHENAKQTMAKRFIEQGATGALADENGKTAFMWATEKGYVNVVETILEHQDKKAQDNKGNTALHYAVLAENGPLLVLLLKAGYDFRVRNNDGLSCYRLAVSIKADNLVKCLEHDFGIKELSPEGQFDRVKKVHLLHAIVTVLLPVQLFFFFDDSIAIKSELTLSFTLVSILCFFFATSLKRCALYPHIRHPWGLFILRLFSLFSLIGQVGLASIVALATLAELV is encoded by the coding sequence ATGGAAAATGTACTGATTTGGCCAAAGGAATACCCGTTACTGATCAAAGGATTAGCTGAGCAAAACGGGGCCTATATTTTAGATGCTTTAGAAGCTTGGCCGGCATGTCGTTCTACTAATGAAGATGACGGTGTGTGTACGACGGTTCTTCCGCCTATTTACTACCTTACTTGGTTGACTCCTCTTGAACCGTTTGAAGAGTGTTATTTCCAACATATTTCTGAGTTTGATGAAGCTGCGTTGCATTATATTAATGCTATGAAAACGCATTTTTTAGAAAACGACTACACCCCTGAAAGTCTCGTTTTAATGTTATGCCAGCGCTTAGAGAAGTACGCTAGCGCATTTGCTCAATCGGCCCTTAAAACCCCTATAACTCTTATCCACCAGTTATTTAATCGTCGCTATTTTACTGTGATTGAACATGTACTAAATCACGGTGCAAAAATGTCTGCGGACGATGTATTAGAGCTGTGGACCGAAGTTGACTTTAGAGAGCGCTTTAGTGGTTTTATCCCTGACTCAGTGGCTGATCTTGAACCATTAACAGCGCTTGCGGCTGAAAAAGTTGCTCACGGTGAAGATTACTTCACCTTACTAAAACTTGTATCACCAGATGTTGATTCAGCATCGTTACTTGAACAAGCTTTACTTGCCCACTTAAGCCACGAAAATGCTAAACAAACCATGGCAAAGCGTTTTATTGAGCAAGGTGCAACAGGTGCATTAGCTGACGAAAACGGTAAAACAGCGTTTATGTGGGCTACTGAAAAAGGCTATGTGAATGTTGTTGAGACAATACTTGAACATCAAGATAAGAAGGCCCAAGACAATAAAGGGAACACAGCATTACATTACGCTGTGTTAGCCGAGAATGGGCCTTTATTGGTGTTGCTTTTAAAAGCAGGCTATGACTTTAGGGTTCGTAACAACGACGGCCTAAGTTGCTATCGACTAGCAGTTAGCATTAAAGCGGATAACTTAGTGAAGTGCCTTGAGCATGACTTTGGCATTAAAGAGCTTTCGCCAGAAGGGCAGTTTGATCGCGTTAAAAAAGTACACTTACTCCATGCGATTGTAACCGTGTTACTACCTGTGCAGTTGTTCTTCTTTTTTGACGATAGCATTGCTATTAAAAGTGAGTTAACGCTAAGCTTTACGTTGGTTTCGATCTTATGCTTTTTCTTTGCCACAAGCTTGAAACGCTGTGCGCTTTACCCGCATATTCGCCATCCATGGGGGCTGTTTATTTTAAGGTTGTTCTCATTATTTAGCTTAATTGGCCAAGTCGGTCTGGCAAGTATTGTCGCGCTAGCCACCTTAGCTGAGTTGGTGTGA